The following are encoded together in the Desulfococcus multivorans genome:
- a CDS encoding PocR ligand-binding domain-containing protein: MKTYRISDLLDLSAVQKMAEAHYRATGMPVGIVDALDDAILVSTAWQDICSKFHRVHPEALKKCQASEKYIKEHLVESGACRYKCQNGLWNIALPISVAERHLATLFLGQFFYEGEIAEREIFIRQAREFGFDLDDYLAALDRVRILTNQEVDNIIEYNKGLVAFITDIAERSLAKLEADEAVLKQQYFLQKAQEIGQIATFELDLKTCEMTWTDELYRIFGLPVDMPITYEKILNCVHPDDRKYVEICPDAPFAAEILNIEYRIVVDGSLKWIKRKAEFKLDEKDEITGVIGVVQDITERKLTEEALAESGKRLRLSLAGSGASFWEWRPENNYIYFDDYWWKMMGYAPGNRIFNFEVLKKSVHPDSKPLFKKTLQKYIEGSIPRYEMEYRIKTPAGEWKWIWVAGECMEWDKNKRPLRFIGIQRDITPKKQAEEEIRSLNETLEERVARRTAELEERRRQIQRLALELSEVENRERQHIATILHDDFQQELAYIKIEVSLMARDNADRKVGQKLSYLESLIGECIEKSRNLSYELNPPGLRRGGLPMALEILGQDMEDNYGLKVRVRTRDGLEPISLTHASVLHRSARELLFNVVKHAGTTSAFMDVGCRNGMIYIRVKDFGRGFDYDAVRSREGRGVGFGLYQLTERITFLGGTVNIRTGPGKGCCVVLKVPRDGNV; the protein is encoded by the coding sequence ATGAAAACCTATCGGATTTCCGACTTGCTGGATCTGTCCGCCGTTCAAAAGATGGCGGAAGCCCATTATCGCGCTACAGGCATGCCGGTCGGCATTGTGGATGCCCTTGACGACGCGATTCTGGTCAGTACGGCCTGGCAGGATATCTGCAGCAAATTTCACCGGGTCCACCCGGAGGCGCTGAAAAAATGTCAGGCCAGCGAAAAATACATCAAAGAACATCTTGTCGAAAGCGGGGCCTGTCGGTATAAATGCCAAAACGGCCTCTGGAATATCGCTTTACCGATCTCAGTTGCGGAACGGCATCTGGCCACGCTGTTTCTGGGACAATTTTTTTACGAAGGGGAAATCGCCGAGCGGGAGATCTTTATCCGCCAGGCTCGGGAATTCGGGTTCGACCTCGACGACTATCTTGCGGCCCTCGATCGGGTCCGGATTCTCACGAACCAGGAGGTCGACAATATCATCGAATACAACAAGGGGCTGGTGGCCTTTATCACGGACATCGCGGAGCGGTCGCTCGCGAAGCTGGAAGCGGACGAAGCTGTTTTAAAACAGCAGTATTTTCTTCAGAAGGCACAGGAGATCGGACAGATCGCCACCTTTGAGCTGGACCTGAAAACCTGTGAAATGACCTGGACGGACGAGCTCTACAGGATTTTCGGGCTTCCCGTGGACATGCCGATCACCTATGAGAAGATTTTAAACTGCGTCCATCCCGACGACCGGAAATATGTCGAAATCTGTCCGGATGCGCCGTTCGCGGCGGAAATTCTGAATATTGAATATCGGATAGTGGTCGACGGCAGTTTAAAATGGATCAAAAGAAAAGCCGAATTCAAGCTGGATGAAAAAGATGAGATCACGGGCGTGATCGGCGTGGTTCAGGACATAACGGAGCGCAAGCTGACCGAGGAGGCCCTGGCGGAGAGCGGCAAGCGGCTGCGCCTGTCACTGGCCGGTTCCGGCGCGAGCTTCTGGGAATGGCGGCCTGAAAACAACTATATCTATTTTGACGATTACTGGTGGAAAATGATGGGGTATGCTCCCGGCAATCGGATTTTTAATTTCGAGGTCTTGAAAAAAAGCGTTCATCCCGACAGCAAACCGCTTTTTAAAAAAACGCTCCAGAAGTATATCGAAGGCAGCATCCCGCGATATGAAATGGAATACCGGATCAAAACCCCGGCCGGTGAATGGAAATGGATCTGGGTTGCCGGTGAATGCATGGAATGGGATAAAAACAAAAGGCCGCTTCGGTTTATCGGCATCCAAAGGGACATCACGCCAAAAAAGCAGGCCGAGGAAGAAATCCGCAGCCTGAATGAAACACTCGAAGAGCGCGTCGCCAGACGTACGGCGGAGCTCGAGGAACGCCGGCGCCAGATCCAGCGGCTTGCGCTGGAACTGAGCGAGGTTGAAAATCGGGAACGGCAGCACATCGCAACCATTCTGCACGACGATTTCCAGCAGGAGTTGGCCTACATCAAGATTGAAGTCAGCCTCATGGCCAGAGACAACGCCGACAGAAAAGTGGGCCAAAAGCTGAGCTACCTGGAAAGCCTCATCGGGGAATGCATTGAAAAGTCGCGCAATCTCTCCTATGAACTCAACCCGCCGGGCCTGAGGCGCGGGGGATTGCCGATGGCCCTGGAAATTCTCGGCCAGGATATGGAGGATAATTACGGCCTCAAGGTCAGGGTCCGAACCCGGGACGGCCTCGAACCCATTTCACTGACCCATGCCTCTGTCCTGCACCGCTCCGCCAGAGAGCTGCTTTTCAATGTGGTCAAACATGCCGGGACAACGTCGGCGTTCATGGATGTCGGATGCCGGAACGGAATGATTTATATCCGGGTAAAGGATTTCGGCAGGGGATTTGACTATGATGCCGTCAGATCCAGAGAGGGGCGGGGCGTGGGTTTCGGTCTGTATCAACTTACGGAGCGCATCACTTTTCTGGGAGGAACCGTGAATATCCGGACCGGTCCGGGAAAAGGGTGCTGCGTTGTGCTGAAGGTACCCAGAGATGGAAATGTTTAA
- a CDS encoding O-antigen ligase family protein, translating into MEMFKFDRPVIRALLFVLLVFTPLARAGVKPWAVTVMEMIVLVAAALWVSGRILDPILNPIMDPIIDPIIDPIIDPAGGRFKTPLDRPLAAAVALAFISALFSENPIAGLWAVAEFITYIAVFHLTVHTLRTRAQVKALVGLLAGMGALLCVFGLFKHWGMNPFPWWDYADIGRYNVRLSATFGSPDHFAGYLEMVAALTLGYLFTGVGMERRMLLTSLLVLFLAALILTLSRGGWIGLGAGLFFMMGVLLTQERFGKYRWSAAVGLGVLVLMLILLSSTPAVERVLTLRDGEAALGGRLTAWQGVLAMIAQNPLLGTGPGTFADAFTQYQPPGLSRQFTMAHNDYLHFIAETGLPMALVMAWILVAVYRTGLEKMRHPSRLVRGTTLGALAGITAMAVHSAGDFNLHIPANALLFTVLGAVVCSRTPSALPESPGFRSGDSVSSSTPIPLNRT; encoded by the coding sequence ATGGAAATGTTTAAATTCGACAGGCCGGTGATCCGCGCCCTCCTCTTCGTCCTGCTCGTCTTCACCCCCCTGGCCCGCGCCGGCGTGAAGCCCTGGGCCGTGACGGTGATGGAGATGATCGTTCTCGTTGCCGCGGCGCTGTGGGTGTCGGGCCGGATCCTGGATCCGATCCTGAATCCAATCATGGATCCAATCATAGATCCAATCATAGATCCAATCATAGATCCGGCCGGGGGCCGATTCAAAACCCCCCTGGACCGCCCCCTGGCCGCGGCCGTCGCCCTGGCCTTCATCTCCGCCCTCTTCTCGGAGAACCCCATTGCCGGTCTCTGGGCCGTGGCCGAGTTCATCACCTATATCGCCGTCTTCCACCTGACGGTCCACACCCTCCGCACCCGGGCCCAGGTCAAGGCCCTCGTGGGGCTCCTTGCGGGCATGGGCGCCCTGCTCTGTGTGTTCGGCCTGTTCAAACACTGGGGAATGAACCCCTTTCCCTGGTGGGACTACGCCGATATCGGCCGATACAACGTGCGGCTCTCCGCCACCTTCGGCAGCCCGGACCATTTCGCGGGCTACCTGGAGATGGTCGCGGCCCTGACCCTGGGGTATCTTTTCACCGGGGTCGGCATGGAGAGGCGGATGCTCCTGACGTCGCTCCTGGTGCTCTTCCTCGCGGCCCTCATCCTCACCCTCTCCCGGGGCGGGTGGATCGGGCTGGGCGCCGGTCTCTTTTTCATGATGGGAGTCCTGCTCACCCAGGAGCGGTTCGGAAAATACCGGTGGAGCGCCGCCGTAGGCCTGGGCGTCCTGGTCCTCATGCTCATCCTCCTCTCCTCCACCCCGGCGGTGGAGCGGGTGCTGACCCTCCGGGACGGCGAGGCGGCCCTCGGGGGCCGGCTGACGGCCTGGCAGGGCGTTCTGGCCATGATCGCCCAGAATCCGCTTCTGGGCACCGGCCCCGGCACCTTTGCCGACGCCTTCACCCAGTACCAGCCGCCGGGGCTCAGTCGTCAGTTCACCATGGCCCACAACGACTACCTCCACTTCATCGCCGAGACGGGCCTGCCCATGGCCCTGGTCATGGCGTGGATCCTGGTCGCGGTCTACCGGACCGGCCTCGAAAAGATGCGCCACCCCAGCCGGCTGGTCCGGGGGACCACCCTGGGGGCCCTGGCCGGCATCACCGCCATGGCGGTCCACAGCGCCGGGGACTTCAACCTCCACATCCCGGCCAACGCCCTCCTCTTCACGGTCCTGGGGGCCGTGGTCTGCTCCCGCACCCCCTCGGCCCTGCCCGAAAGCCCGGGCTTCAGGAGCGGGGATTCGGTGTCGTCTTCCACGCCCATCCCCCTGAATCGCACATGA
- a CDS encoding tetratricopeptide repeat protein: MNSAATPPQQGTRLAAVALVICLAVGGTAVLAARLTAQLHRLRGERFLLSEAHPEAAAAFAAALGRLSRDADLHRLLGRARFRQATAPPEDPQASPDPGPLLIKARDAFLEAARLNPLDAQSFFGAAECEALLAQAFRAEHPYAPDIPYDPRPYFEAAVRLRPNGITYAYALIRYLAWLPDPEALSRAVRDLAAVYPPIHARLKKEAFWSQSLREACLQGLTTAAKNRVLPRETHAALSTFMAEEGRWSEAVTHYQAAMAVGPSQNTSTHQYHLGSLHLGAGEPGAARDAFLEGLRQSRDRERDLNRILGYYRREKNPAGFVAFFRTAAAQTALPPEADMILAQALISTERYDAAREVLSTLIRQKPMARAYYWLARTAEAQQDWDAMELAAQKATILEPENSRYHALFAQVLTRLKKYDRAKQARALAKHYSHRP; this comes from the coding sequence GTGAACTCAGCGGCGACACCCCCCCAACAGGGCACCCGGCTTGCCGCGGTCGCTCTCGTCATCTGCCTGGCCGTCGGCGGAACGGCTGTTCTGGCCGCCCGCCTGACAGCCCAGTTGCACCGGCTCCGGGGGGAGCGCTTCCTGCTTTCCGAGGCCCACCCCGAGGCGGCCGCCGCCTTTGCCGCCGCGCTCGGACGCCTTTCCAGGGACGCCGATCTCCACCGGCTCCTGGGCAGGGCCCGGTTCCGGCAGGCCACCGCACCGCCGGAGGACCCCCAGGCCTCACCCGACCCCGGCCCCCTGCTGATCAAGGCCAGGGACGCCTTCCTCGAAGCGGCCCGGCTCAACCCCCTCGACGCCCAGAGCTTCTTCGGGGCCGCCGAATGCGAAGCCCTGCTGGCCCAGGCCTTCCGCGCCGAACACCCCTACGCCCCCGACATCCCATACGACCCCCGCCCCTATTTCGAGGCGGCGGTCCGGCTTCGGCCCAACGGCATCACCTATGCCTACGCCCTGATCCGATACCTGGCCTGGCTCCCGGACCCCGAGGCCCTGAGCAGGGCAGTCCGAGACCTGGCCGCGGTCTATCCCCCCATCCACGCGCGCCTGAAAAAAGAGGCCTTCTGGTCGCAGTCTCTCCGGGAGGCGTGTTTACAGGGGCTCACGACGGCCGCGAAAAACCGGGTCCTGCCCCGGGAAACCCACGCGGCCCTGTCGACGTTCATGGCCGAAGAAGGGCGCTGGTCCGAAGCCGTGACCCACTACCAAGCAGCCATGGCCGTAGGACCGTCCCAGAACACCTCCACCCACCAGTATCATCTGGGATCCCTCCATCTCGGCGCCGGGGAGCCCGGAGCAGCCCGGGACGCCTTTCTGGAGGGGCTCCGCCAGAGCCGGGACCGGGAGCGCGATCTGAACCGGATCCTCGGGTATTACCGCCGGGAAAAGAATCCGGCCGGGTTCGTCGCGTTCTTTCGCACGGCCGCGGCCCAAACCGCCCTTCCCCCGGAGGCCGACATGATCCTCGCCCAGGCCCTGATTTCCACGGAGCGATATGACGCGGCCCGGGAGGTCCTGTCGACCCTGATCCGGCAGAAGCCCATGGCCCGGGCCTATTACTGGCTGGCCAGGACGGCCGAGGCCCAACAGGACTGGGACGCCATGGAACTGGCGGCCCAGAAAGCCACCATCCTTGAGCCCGAAAACAGCCGCTACCACGCCCTCTTCGCCCAGGTGCTGACCCGCCTCAAAAAATACGACCGCGCCAAACAGGCCCGCGCCCTGGCCAAGCACTACAGCCACCGCCCCTGA
- a CDS encoding DegT/DnrJ/EryC1/StrS family aminotransferase produces MQFIDLKAQQSRIRDRIEANIRTVLDHGQYVMGPEIAELERRLAAAAGVRHATACASGTDALLMILMARGIGPGDAVFTTPFTFIATAEVIRLLGATPVFVDIDPATFNIDPDRLDAAISGFDAKAAGLTPRAVIPVDLFGLPADYDAVNAVARKHKLFVLEDAAQSFGATYRGRKACALGDAAATSFFPAKPLGGYGDGGMCFTDDDDMAEALVSIRVHGMGADKYDNIRIGINGRMDTLQAAVLLAKFEIFPEELTRRRAVADRYTEALEGVGVPRVPEDCRSAWAQYSILAENAGHREAIQDRLAAAGIPFAVYYPIPLHRQTAFRTLGYREGDFPVTEDCAARILSLPMHPYLEPGDQERVIGGVNGG; encoded by the coding sequence ATGCAATTCATCGATTTGAAAGCCCAGCAGTCCCGCATCCGCGACCGGATCGAAGCCAACATCCGAACGGTCCTCGACCACGGGCAGTACGTTATGGGGCCGGAGATCGCCGAGCTGGAGCGGCGCCTGGCCGCGGCCGCGGGGGTCCGGCACGCCACGGCCTGCGCCTCGGGCACCGACGCCCTCCTGATGATCCTGATGGCCCGGGGCATCGGCCCGGGGGACGCCGTCTTCACCACCCCCTTCACCTTCATCGCCACCGCCGAGGTCATCCGGCTGCTGGGGGCGACCCCGGTCTTTGTGGACATCGACCCCGCCACCTTCAACATCGACCCGGACAGGCTCGACGCGGCCATATCAGGCTTCGATGCGAAGGCCGCCGGCCTCACGCCCCGGGCCGTCATCCCCGTCGATCTCTTCGGCCTGCCCGCCGACTACGACGCCGTGAACGCCGTGGCCCGAAAGCACAAGCTCTTCGTCCTGGAGGACGCGGCCCAGTCCTTCGGCGCGACCTACCGGGGCCGGAAAGCCTGCGCCCTGGGGGACGCGGCCGCCACCTCCTTCTTCCCGGCCAAGCCCCTGGGGGGATACGGCGACGGCGGCATGTGCTTCACCGACGACGACGATATGGCCGAGGCCCTGGTCTCCATCCGGGTCCACGGCATGGGCGCCGACAAGTACGACAACATCCGGATCGGCATCAACGGCCGCATGGACACCCTCCAGGCCGCCGTGCTCCTGGCCAAGTTCGAGATCTTCCCCGAGGAGCTGACCCGCCGCCGGGCCGTGGCCGACCGCTACACCGAAGCCCTCGAGGGCGTCGGGGTCCCGCGCGTGCCGGAGGACTGCCGATCAGCCTGGGCCCAGTACTCGATCCTGGCCGAAAACGCCGGGCACCGCGAGGCGATCCAGGACCGCCTCGCCGCCGCCGGCATCCCCTTCGCCGTCTACTACCCCATCCCCCTCCACCGCCAGACCGCCTTCAGAACCCTGGGCTACCGGGAGGGGGATTTCCCCGTAACCGAAGACTGCGCCGCCCGCATCCTGAGCCTCCCCATGCATCCGTATCTGGAGCCGGGGGATCAGGAGCGGGTTATAGGGGGGGTGAATGGGGGTTAG
- a CDS encoding CpsD/CapB family tyrosine-protein kinase gives MPKKNNAKDKKERSYGRVLLNGDNQKSRFAEAYRTLRTNLHFSFMDRNFKALVVTSAGESEGKTVTAYNLGHALSQTGKSVLLVDADLRKPLLSRITPLNGDGPAANPSGFTGLLANAFNTPVAEGRLEEIGIHDLFKILAVQRRTGVLRAETPENTVEVIFSQGLPSAVTWENRPEEKKLANVLVKNGVLSEENARIAFRQKADTGHKLGFILSRMGLCRETDLKGTLFIHLTESLRVLMGMQSGAFTFTDRPAGFFQRAQFDIVDLKEVLDQMKNDDEQYPYLNGLIDANIQATHQPGLFLLSSGVIPPNPSELLSSPQVDFLMTLLTRKFDTIIIDTPPILPATDALLLAPRTDGVVLIVKAGHMRRNLVQKCVDQIRLSQANLVGVVLNQVDVRKEGYYNYYNKYYTGYYGKS, from the coding sequence ATGCCCAAAAAAAATAACGCCAAAGACAAAAAAGAGAGATCCTACGGCCGCGTCCTTCTCAACGGCGACAACCAGAAATCCCGGTTTGCCGAGGCCTATCGGACCCTGCGGACGAACCTCCATTTCTCCTTCATGGACCGGAACTTCAAGGCCCTGGTGGTGACCAGCGCCGGCGAGTCGGAGGGCAAGACCGTCACCGCCTACAACCTGGGGCATGCCCTGTCCCAGACCGGAAAATCGGTCCTCCTGGTGGACGCGGACCTCCGGAAGCCCCTGTTGAGCCGAATCACCCCCCTCAACGGTGACGGGCCCGCGGCCAATCCCTCGGGATTCACCGGGCTTCTGGCCAACGCCTTCAACACACCGGTGGCCGAAGGCCGGCTGGAGGAGATCGGCATCCACGATCTCTTCAAGATCCTGGCGGTCCAACGCCGGACCGGCGTCCTCCGCGCGGAGACCCCGGAGAATACTGTCGAGGTCATCTTCTCCCAGGGCTTGCCTTCAGCCGTCACCTGGGAAAACCGCCCGGAGGAGAAGAAGCTGGCGAACGTTCTGGTCAAAAACGGCGTGCTCTCGGAGGAAAACGCCCGGATCGCTTTCCGCCAAAAGGCGGACACGGGACATAAGCTGGGGTTCATCCTCTCCCGCATGGGATTGTGCCGGGAGACCGATCTCAAGGGCACCCTCTTCATCCACCTCACCGAATCCCTGAGGGTGCTGATGGGGATGCAATCCGGGGCCTTCACCTTCACCGACCGCCCCGCCGGCTTTTTTCAGCGGGCCCAGTTCGATATCGTCGACCTGAAGGAGGTGCTGGACCAGATGAAAAACGACGACGAACAATACCCGTACCTCAACGGCCTCATCGACGCGAACATCCAGGCCACGCACCAACCGGGTCTTTTTCTGCTGTCGTCGGGCGTCATTCCGCCCAACCCCTCCGAGCTCCTCTCGTCGCCCCAGGTCGATTTCCTCATGACGCTCCTGACCCGAAAATTCGACACGATCATCATCGACACCCCCCCCATACTGCCGGCCACCGACGCCCTCCTCCTCGCTCCCCGGACCGACGGGGTCGTCCTGATCGTCAAGGCCGGGCACATGCGGCGCAACCTGGTTCAGAAGTGCGTGGACCAGATCCGCCTCAGCCAGGCCAACCTCGTGGGCGTGGTGCTCAACCAGGTGGACGTCCGCAAGGAGGGCTACTACAACTACTACAACAAATACTACACCGGCTACTACGGAAAATCGTGA